Within Bdellovibrio bacteriovorus HD100, the genomic segment GTGGAATTAAACTCGTCTTTTTGGACACTTATCAAAACAAAGATGAAAAGCCGGAACGACAACAATAAGTTGTTGGATACCTGGCTTGATCCTATTGAGTACGTGAGTACCACGGGCTCTGCGGATCGTCCGCGCCTGGTCCTGGGAGTACCCAACGCCCTTCACCAGTACTTCGTGATTGAGAACCTGCAGGATAAGATTTATACTGAAATTTCAGATACTTACGGCAAGCCGTTCGAGGTCGAGTTCAGTATTACGGGGAACAAAATAAATTCTCATATTGAGACATCCACAACCCCGGATGAGGTTTTAAGCGGTTCTGAGATCCTCCAAGCGCAATTGGCGCGTGCTCAGAATATCCAGCCTACTCAACCAAGGTCCAGTTCCGACACTTTGAACTCGGAACTGACGTTTTCGACCTTTGTCGTGGGGAAAAACTCTGAGTTTGCCCATGCGGCCTGTTATAACGTCGCCCGCAACCCTGGGGCTGATGACTACAACCCTCTCTATATATATGGACCGGTGGGAATGGGTAAAACCCATCTTTTGCACGCCGCTGGAAATCATATTCGCGAACAATATCAGCACCTTAGAATTACATACATCTCGGCTGAACGCTTTATGAATGAGTGTATTTCTGCCATCCGCCGCCATGAAATGGATAAATTCCGCCAGAAGTACCGTGAAAATTCGGACATTCTTCTGGTGGACGACGTTCAATTCATCGCCCGGGGTGAGGCTGTTCAGGAAGAATTCTTCCACACCGTCAACAGCTTCATCGATAGCCGCAAACAGGTCATCCTGGCCAGCGATCGTATGCCCAAGGATATCCATGGCCTTGAGGACCGCAGCCGCACCCGTCTGGAGCGGGGTTTGATTGCGGACATCACCATGCCGGATCTGGAGACCCGTATTGCCATCCTTCGCTACAAGGCTGAAAAGTACAATGTCCGCCTTCCTGAAGACGTTGTGAACTACATAGCCAGAATATCCAAACGTTCCATCAGAGAGCTTGAAGGCAATCTGAAGAAGGTGAAGATGTTCTCGGAGCTTCAGGGTCTGCCGATTGATCATGAACTTGTGAAACGTATTTTGGCCCACCACGAAACCCAAAGCACGATCTCGGTTGAAGAGATCATGAAGCTGGTGGCGGATCATTTTAAAGTGCGTGTCTTGGACCTTAAATCTTCAACCAGAGCCAAGCCGATTGTCGTTCCACGTCAAATCGCGATGTATCTGATTAAGAAGTTCCTGGATAAATCTTTGGTGGATATCGGCAAGTCTTTCGGAGGCAAAGATCACACAACTGTGATGAATGCTCTGGAACGGGTCAAGAATCTACAGGCGGCGGACCAGGATATCGCCAAGGATATCGAAGACTTGGAACAAAGAATCCACAATATCACACGGGTGTGAATGTGGACTGTGGAAAGAGTTGTGGAAGAGTTTGGGGCTTAAAATGTGGATCCGAGTTACCCCCAAAAAAGGCTCAAAAACTGCAAAGTTGTACAGAGTCTTTATCCACAAATGTTTTTTAGTGTTTACATGGACTTAGGGGATTTGTTAGGTTTTCCACGCCCCTACTACTACTACTAGATATTTATATATATAGAATTAGATAATAAGAGCGTTCAAAAGAGGGTCTTTCATGAAATTAGAGATTGATAAGCGAGATCTGTTAAGTCTTATCGGAAAAACACAGAACATCGTTGAGAAGCGCAACACCATGCCCATCCTCATCAATGTTTTGTTGGAAGCTGATCAGAACACTTTGAAAGTTTTTGCCACCGATCTGGAAGTCAGCCTTACTGATCAGATCAAAGTTCAAGTTCATCAGGCCGGCAAAGTAGCTGTCAGCGCAAAAAGTCTTTTTGATATCGCCAAGGAACTTTCTGAAGGTCCGATCACTTTGATCAAAAAAGAAAACAACTGGTTGGAAATCAAACAAGGGAAATACACATCCAAGATTGTGGGTATCTCTGCAGAAGAATATCCGATCTTCCCGACTTACAACTCTCAGGCCTTCATCAAGATTCACGCTCAAGTGCTGAAAGAGATGATTGATAAAACAATCTACTCTGTGTCCACAGACGAAACTCGCTACCACCTGAACGGTGTGTTTTTTGAATTGAATCCTCAGACAGGTTTCAAAATGGTTGCGACCGATGGTCACCGTATGAGCCTGGTGAACAAACCTTCCGAGGACATCAAGGTCAATGCCACACAAGGTGTGATCATTCCGCGCAAAGGTCTGCACGAGATTAAAAAAATTCTGGAAAGCATCGACGGCACTGTGGAAATAGCTGTGGAAGGCTCCCAATTCGTATTGAAACATTCATCAACAATTCTGATGATTCGTTTGATCGAAGGAAAGTACCCGAATTATCAACAGTTTATTCCACAGAAGCTTCCGCAAAAAGTGATGATCAGCCGTGATGCGTTCCTGACTTCACTGAAACGTGTATCCCTTTTGGCGA encodes:
- the dnaA gene encoding chromosomal replication initiator protein DnaA, yielding MKSRNDNNKLLDTWLDPIEYVSTTGSADRPRLVLGVPNALHQYFVIENLQDKIYTEISDTYGKPFEVEFSITGNKINSHIETSTTPDEVLSGSEILQAQLARAQNIQPTQPRSSSDTLNSELTFSTFVVGKNSEFAHAACYNVARNPGADDYNPLYIYGPVGMGKTHLLHAAGNHIREQYQHLRITYISAERFMNECISAIRRHEMDKFRQKYRENSDILLVDDVQFIARGEAVQEEFFHTVNSFIDSRKQVILASDRMPKDIHGLEDRSRTRLERGLIADITMPDLETRIAILRYKAEKYNVRLPEDVVNYIARISKRSIRELEGNLKKVKMFSELQGLPIDHELVKRILAHHETQSTISVEEIMKLVADHFKVRVLDLKSSTRAKPIVVPRQIAMYLIKKFLDKSLVDIGKSFGGKDHTTVMNALERVKNLQAADQDIAKDIEDLEQRIHNITRV
- the dnaN gene encoding DNA polymerase III subunit beta encodes the protein MKLEIDKRDLLSLIGKTQNIVEKRNTMPILINVLLEADQNTLKVFATDLEVSLTDQIKVQVHQAGKVAVSAKSLFDIAKELSEGPITLIKKENNWLEIKQGKYTSKIVGISAEEYPIFPTYNSQAFIKIHAQVLKEMIDKTIYSVSTDETRYHLNGVFFELNPQTGFKMVATDGHRMSLVNKPSEDIKVNATQGVIIPRKGLHEIKKILESIDGTVEIAVEGSQFVLKHSSTILMIRLIEGKYPNYQQFIPQKLPQKVMISRDAFLTSLKRVSLLANQKSKAVLLNLSNGRMEISSNNPELGDAKEEIEVDYMGGEIKIGFNAKYITDILTSMNQDKIDFELNDHLSPGLMRPHNDQTYTCVVMPMRI